Proteins co-encoded in one Arachis hypogaea cultivar Tifrunner chromosome 13, arahy.Tifrunner.gnm2.J5K5, whole genome shotgun sequence genomic window:
- the LOC112737849 gene encoding NAD(P)H dehydrogenase (quinone) FQR1 — protein MAVKVYIVYYSMYGHVEQLARQIKRGAESVQGVEAKLWQVPETLPNGVLHKLNAPPKSDVPIIEPDMLNGADGLIFGFPTRFGMMAAQFMDFLDKTGPLWLQQDLVGKPAGLFYSTGSQGGGQETTPLTAITMLAHHGMIYVPIGYTFGHCMFEMEEVKGGSPYGAGTYAGDGTRQVSEIELLQAFHQGNILATITKKLKDAA, from the exons TTACTACTCAATGTATGGGCATGTGGAGCAACTAGCAAGACAAATAAAGAGAGGTGCAGAATCTGTACAAGGTGTTGAGGCCAAACTATGGCAG GTACCTGAGACACTACCAAATGGAGTGCTTCATAAGCTGAATGCACCACCAAAGAGTGATGTACCAATCATTGAACCTGATATGCTCAATGGAGCtgatggccttatcttcggcttCCCCACGCGGTTCGGAATGATGGCTGCCCAGTTCATGGATTTTCTTGACAAAACCGGACCTCTTTGGTTGCAACAAGACCTTGTAGGCAAGCCTGCTGGACTCTTCTACAGCACCGGTTCGCAAGGTGGTGGACAAGAAACAACACC CCTTACTGCTATAACAATGCTGGCACATCATGGAATGATATATGTTCCAATCGGATACACGTTCGGCCATTGCATGTTCGAGATGGAAGAAGTGAAAGGTGGAAGCCCTTATGGAGCAGGGACTTATGCTGGGGATGGAACAAGACAGGTTTCTGAGATTGAATTGCTGCAAGCATTCCACCAGGGGAATATTCTTGCCACCATCACCAAGAAGCTCAAGGATGCTGCATAA